The region TCGGGCCAGAAAAGTATTGGAAGACCAGTTACGTTTTTTATTGTAAATGAACCGATTGTCGATTTGAACTGCCTTTATTTATGGAGGACGAAAAAGAAGATCGTTTCAGAAGGCTGATCCAGAAAGTGGGACCCGACAACCCGGGTGCTGACTTTACCAGTGCCATCATGAAACAGGTACAGGCCGAATCGGAACTGGACTTGGCAAACGAAGCCGCCCTGATTCAGCTTCTACAAGCGCATCCCCTGGTCGAGAAACCATCGGCGGCTTTCAGTCGTCGGGTTATGAATCAGATCAGGGTTTCGCAGCCAAAGCTGGTGGAGCCCATCATTCGCCCCTGGGTATGGTACATGATAGCCGCATCACTGATAATGATCATTTTTTTCTGTATACTTTTCCTTCCTTCCGGTCCCGGTCAATCTGCATCGTCGGACCTGAATCGGTTTCTTTCCGGCATAGAGGGAACCCTGGACACCCTTCCGATTAGTTACCCACTGACCATTTTTGCCGTTAGTATTCTGATGGTATCAGATTATTTTCTAAGGCGGAATTTAACTGTAAATGTCTAACTGCTAACGTTTACGTCTGGCGTCTATTCCCGTTTAGCTAACCAGTGTACAGGCAGCGGCAACTAGAATAAGTCAAGCGCATGCGACCGATGGCGTTTGAGCGATAGTAAAAATCAGTGTCTCTCAAAAGGCTCCCATCTGAGACGCAGAAGCAGTTGTGTATCCGCTTCAAGAACTGGGTGTTTAAAGAAACTGTACAGTAAGAGCATATAGCCGGGAATGTGGGCAAACTTGAAAGGGTGATGATGACGGACGGCCGTCAAATTTCCAGTCAGTCTTGGCCAACACCTGGCCCAAGACTCTTCTTCTATTAACGATCAATTCAATAAAAAGCACTTATATTATCTGTATAACAGTGTATAACAAAACGTCAGTTTTGTTTAACTTTTCGTCCAGGTAAACATAACGTGGATTATACAACAGAGACTACATGAGCGAAGGGGAGAAAAAACTACTAGCTAGTCGAGAAGAGCAAAGAATAGGTGAAACGGAATTTTATAAATCGTTTCCCTTGAAGCGATATTCAGAGATCACTCATATAACCAGTGAAATAGATAAAGCCATTGCTGAAAAAGACTCGGTAGCACTTGATCTGTTAACCTACTTGGTACTACACTACTTACCTTCTGATAGTAGGTATGTCGAACTCCTAAATGAACTCTTATTAGCTAGCTATCACCATAAGCACCAAGAAGTGGCTAAAAGATTACAGAAGCTAAAAAGCCCATGTAGGGTAGTTTTGCCGTTTCGTACAAAAACCGTCACTTGGGGTTACTCAACATTAGTACGATCGGATGTCAACCGGTCCGCCGATGCGGGCCAACCGTCGCCGAAGCGAATATTCCATGAATAACTTATCAGATTGACTCCGTCAAGATAAGTTAGGAATTTGATGGGTTAATCCGACCAGGCATCGATTTAGCAGCCGATAGGGATTGCTCAAACTCTTTACCCGACAACTCATCGAACCCATGAATAAAGAGAACAGGGCCTACTTCATCTTCATGATATTCCGTTTCTAAGCGTAACCACATACTCCAGCCTGGAACTTGCATATGGGACGTCGTACCGACACAGACACTTTCGGCAGGTCTTCGCCGATACAAATCAGCATAGTTTTTAACCAGCTCAGGTAACTGCTTGATCAGCCCCGCCTGTACGTCAACTGGCAAGCGATCAAAGGTCAGTCGGGCTTCGTCAGACCATTCTGTATCGAAAGGGATGTCCATTGTTTAATGAGAGGCTAGTAAATCAAATCTCCAGCTCAATTAGTCAGGGATAACCAAGTTTTCGATCTTACTCATGTCTACGTCATCGTCTGAACGAGGCATCAGATGAATATAGCGAGTTGTGGCATCCTGAATGACGTCCGTTTTTCCAAAGAGGAGCGCCACCTGGTAGCCGTTCGTATTGATTCGCCCTACTTTACCGCTTTGCAACACCTGCTCAACAGCTTCCTGGGAAATGGGGGTTTCTAAGGTAAAATCAATCAGATTGAAAAACCGCTCTAACCACTCATAAACGGCTTGAGGGGTGGAGTGTCCAACCGGATTAATTAACACATTCGGACGTTCTGTTTTGATCAAACCAAGGGTGTACATAACTAGAGATTAAGTGAATGACTTGTGGACAATATAGGTTATGACGCTGAAGGGTGAATGGCAAAACTCAAAAATAAATTGAGCGATCAGTCTATAGCCTTCCGTGATGGAGTAGCTCTCTAAGTAATCCGTCCGGCTGATCTATTGACAGAATATACTCACCCCAATTGGCTGAATTACCAAATCGCTGATCAAACTCGGTGGGCACATTATCTAATTCAAGGGTAGGGGTTAGCTGGCGATTAATACCATGATTTTCAAAAAATAAGACTAGTGCGTGAAGCTGCCTGGTCAGCGGTGGCGCTTGGGCCATTAACGCAAAGCGACCATCCCGTTCGCACTCCCATAAATAGGTTGCGTCTTCGTAATGGACCAAGTCCCACTGATGCAGCAAGTAGAGTTGGCGGTAATGCGGTAGATTCAGGTAAAATCGACCAAAGGCCCGTTCCTTACTATACCAGTGATTGCGAAAATGCTGCCGTAATCGCTTTTCTTCAGCAGGCTGATTGGACTTGGCCACGCAGGCTAATTCGGCAAAGCCATCCTCTAGGGGCATTTGTTCCAGCCGACGATAGCTACGAATAAAATGGAGAATATGGTCTACGTTCAACTCGTCAAAAAAGGTATTCATCGATAAGAGATAAGGAATGGAATAGTATTGTCGAAGCGTCGATCCGGCGAAAAGTAAGGCATCTTAATTAGTCATAAGGATCTGTTTTCGATATCGCTTTACACTCGACATACTGATGCCGGTCAGACTGACCGTTTCGGCAACCGATAAGCCCCGATCCAGTGCCTTCTTTACCTTGGCGAACTTCTCGGCATCCAGGCCTACTGGACGACCAATGTGTTTCCCCTTTGCCTTGGCCAGTAGTTGACCTGCTCGTGTCTTCTCTAAGATACTTTCCCGGTCATACTCGGCCAAAGCCGCAAAAATCTGTAAGACTAATTTCCCCCCTGGCGTACTGCTATCAACGCCCAGATCCAATGCCTTGAAATGAATGCCTTTCCGGGCAAACTCGCCCAGCATACTGATCAGGTGATCCCGGCTACGGCCCAGCCGAAAGAAGCGGGCGACCACCACCGTATCGCCTGAACGAAGTTGAGACAGCATGGCGTCTAAAGCCGGTCGGCTAGTGCTGATGCCTGTGATCTTATCCTGAAATATTTCATCACAATCTACTTTTTGCAGCGCATCGAGTTGGGTGTCTAAGTTTTGGTCCAGCGTGGATACGCGAGCGTAGCCAAAAAGTTTGTTCATAGGTTCAAAAAGCTGGTGTCACAAAGATAATTAATTCTTTATTTTAGGTCCTACTTTTTGAACCCTGTTTTTAGGGTGTGGCAGCAGTAGAAGGGGGAGCCAGAGGTAGGGTCAAAAAGGTATGGCTTTTTGACCCTTAGCTTTTGATTGAGTGGCTGACTCGGTTGATTCTCCAAGTGCCGAATTATGTACTTTTCCGCAGAACTACCCCAGTTTCAAGTAAAATGGCACGCTGAACAACAACAGGCGCTAAGCCGTTAGGCGGAGAGTTGGGTTGGGCAGCGAAGCGCGGGAAGCTAAACTGAGTTATCTAAATGACCCCAACGGCTCGGGTCTGGATTACCAGATGAAGGAAAAGCATTATGACTTCTGGATTTATGCCCAGCAGGAGACGAAACCCAAACCCAGTTTTAGCTTTAAGGCGAGCGCCTACTAAAAGGAGGAACACTCAGTTGTCTAACTATCGCAGTTCGCTCAGCAGCTGCGGCTGAAGCAGTATCAGAATTGAGGTCCCAGACTAGGCGGTCGGGGCATGAGCTGACACAGGTAGAACGGAGCGGAAAAAGAAGATGTAATTAACGTTACCGTTTGTTTTTATTAGCAACATTAAATACATTGGCATATTATTATATGTAATTGGATTAGCGAAGAAATGGAGTATAGGTGCTCCTTGAATTTCGGTTATACACTCTATTCTACATAACATGGACCACTGTATTGTTTACCTTAGTTCATCAAAAGGCCTTTTATCGGATGAAGCCTTAACTAATATTCTTTATCACAGTCAAAAAAACAATCGTGCTTTAGACATTACA is a window of Spirosoma linguale DSM 74 DNA encoding:
- a CDS encoding Resolvase domain protein (PFAM: Resolvase domain~KEGG: xfa:XF2028 DNA invertase), with protein sequence MNKLFGYARVSTLDQNLDTQLDALQKVDCDEIFQDKITGISTSRPALDAMLSQLRSGDTVVVARFFRLGRSRDHLISMLGEFARKGIHFKALDLGVDSSTPGGKLVLQIFAALAEYDRESILEKTRAGQLLAKAKGKHIGRPVGLDAEKFAKVKKALDRGLSVAETVSLTGISMSSVKRYRKQILMTN